The genomic interval GTCCGGTTCCTCACACCACCAAAGTTCTGGAGACAGTAGCTGAAGGCCAGGAAAGCAAGGCTTGCATCGCGGGCCACCTTATTGAAGAAGTAGGAAGGAAAATTCGGTTATTAACCCAAAAGCAGCCTCCTGAGAGAAGTGATTACGAAGCAGAAAACTCCCGAACACTTGCCTTTTCTGGCAGCCTACAGAGCAGCATGTTCACATGTTTTTTAGGGAAGTGACATACATCTATCTCATTCCCAACCAGTATTCCTTTATGTTACCAAGAAGTATGAAAACACTTAATACCATCGTTACAGGAATTATAACATCTATGGCTACAGTTTTAAGTTGTAATCAGATGGCAGTGGAAGAAAACCACTGGCTGAAAATCTTGGATGGTGTTAACGTCATCTTTGCACAACGATAACCGAAGAGCAAAAGCAGGAACGAGGAAGGGCTTCTTAGACCACATGCTTTTGGGAATGAACTCCTTAGATTTGGGGAGGGTGAGGGAGAGCCCACTAGATGCAGCTCCTACTGGGAACATACAAGTGCTAAAATAGGAGTAACAAAGTACAGGGCGTTGCTGAGGGGGGTCTATTCCagtgccaaaaaaagaaaagcaagccaGCTGAATTTCAAGAAGAATGATTAAGCTATAGAATATTTTCCAAGCACCTGTATGTGCTTGGGAAGGGCACTAGATGACACTGCCATTTACATTCGTAACAATTTTGCACTTATTCTCAAAGGCTATCCAACTTAGTCCCAGAAGAAGTCACGTATGAATTACTGACCAAAACCATGAAGAAACATCAGTGTCAGGATTGAGAGGGAgttgcttgcttttgtttgaCTAGTTTGGACTGATAGGTTTAACTGCttacagaagggaaaaacaatTGCTCTTTTAGCAGGAGGACCTGCATTTAGAAACCAGTACATCTCACTTACATCCTCATCTTCAAATAGCACTCACCTGAGTAGGGGTTGTTAGCAAGGCTTCCATCTCTGCCTGTCAAAGTTGCAGGAGCAGGGAATGTAATTCCATAGTAATCCTTGGAAAGAGACAACATCGTTTATTAATAATTGAAACTGTAACAGAGCTGGACAGATCTTATGAACCCCGTATTATATGcataagaaaattcaaaaaggaAGAACTAAAGGACATTTGAGCAGAAGCTGACCTTATCATTTACAGCAGAGCTGAAGATTTACCTGGATCCTCAACTTCAAAATAAACGTACTTTATAgacatttttaacattatatACAAATACTTCATCGCTTACTGGTAAGTTAAAGGCAACAACTAAACGCTTTCCCCTCCCAACCCTCAGCTCTGAGCTGTCATCTTCCAGCGAGACTGAGCCTGGAAGAGCAACAGACCATCGCGGACCAAAGACCTGGGGTCAGGCCAGGACCATAATCGCAATGTGGATGTAGTCTAAACGTTTACCCTTGTACCATGCCCTGTTTTCTACAAGTGGAAACGTCAGCTAGGAAAACAGcacaaacattaaaagaaaagccaaaagggaaaaagagtCACTACCTGATgactgaaaaatttatttaaactaCATTACAGGAGACCTCAGATCAGTAGTCTCCAAAGTGGGGTGTGCAAGACAATGGGGTACATGAATAAAATGGTTTTGGTaccattaataaataaaatgtaaaaaaatttaaaatcacgTTTGTTTAACCtttctctgatatttttttcatttttatttttgtgtgtgttttataaCATACATATTAGTACAGTAGTATACGTATATAATATcgaaataaaaatatattgggGGCAAGTGCTCACAAACTTTTTAGTGATGGGGTGTGTGTTCAAAAAAGGTGGAGACCACTGCCTTAGATCATTCTTCTAGGTCCTCTACAGGAAGGTAAGACAGTCCTCACCCTAGAAAGCTTGCACTCTGAGATGACAGGACATGCCAGCAAAACTAAAGCAGCATTTTGTCTtcagtttggaagaaaaagagaaaagtttgCCCTTCCCTCTCTGGGTGAACTCGATACGTCGAGCTGGTACTCTACTAAGTGTTTTTCCTCCTATTTCTCATGGTTTACTCCTCACCACCTCCAATCCATGAAGACTTAATGCTTTACCCACTAACGTATCCATTTCCACACATTCTCCAACACTGGAAAAACATCCTCCTGCTTCACACCCCTCTCTGCCAATTCCCCAGCACCTCAAATGCTTTCTCTGAGTTGACAGCACCTTCCACCTTGCTGCATTTCTGTGCATCACCCCCCCGTTTCCTACACCCAATCCTTCATCACTGAACATGAAATAATCCGGCAAAGATTTAGTATTGCAGGTGCTTTCTGTAACTTGAAACGGTGCCATGTGTCATCACCCTTTCCTTTCCAGGTAATTCCACGTTATCAACTTATTATTTAACAAAACACAACCAAATTCACATGAAAAATCTTAGCAAGTTGCTCAAAAGCAGTGCTCCCATCTCCTTCTAAGGAAAACGCCACAAAAAGCAGATTTGGAGAAGAGATCTGAACAGGATTTGGTGGATATGAACTGGAACTGACACTAGCATTTTCCCCTATATAAAATGGACAAAATACAACCAAATCAGCATGAGAACAGGATCTAAGAATTGCAGTTATTCCCCCTGCCTCTCAGGTGGGGGAAAACCACATCAGCACTGCATATTCCTATCCCACACACCTGTGCTTAGACACATTCAAAACAAATTCAAGCCAGTTATCTTTGCACTTCATGCCCACCCatagaaaaacagcagaagagatACTCTGCTCTTCGAACAACACAAGTATTTCCTGACCTACAGAAGGCATGCAGAAGGTGCTTAAAATGGAAACTGAAATATCAGGAATGGACTCAGAAAGTGAGACTACTGTAAAGGACTGAAAAATAGTTAAGTGATCTGACGTAATAGATTGAAGCTCCACCAAGCAGCTCACTAGGTACTATGCACAGGGAGAATTTACAGCATCAAGATACATGTTGATTgagttaaatgaaaaaagaaccCCCTCCCAAACCTCAGGAGAAACCCCTGTTCTCGCCCTATCAGCAGCCACCGGTACCTCTCGCTGCTGGAAGCTTCCCAGGAAGCAGTGACGACTTGCACTTGGAACGCTGCCCACTTTCACTTTCTACATGTAAGCGGACCAGCACGTAAATATTCCAACCCACTCCCGCCTCCCAAACACCCAGTGTTGCCTGATTTCTAcaacaaattcaaaacacaataaaacccccaaaatctAGAAATCACAGTCAGTGCATTAACAGTTGATGAAATACCCTTTGTGacatttatgcatttatttctatATATCAACACACAGAGGACAAACAACTcgggggggcagggaggatgACAGATGACCCCCAAAATACTCTGCAAGGTAtttgcagagaaaggaaaaactcttccaccagaaaagctgcagatgctatggaaaaagcaaaaaaaaaaaaaaaagactgacaatgaaaaatatttgtcaataaaggaaaacatgcaTTATATACAAATAATATCAGAgcatgaaataagaaaaataaacattgggaggcagagaaaatgaaaataaaaaccaagaaagaCAACTCACAAAACAGACGAAAAGGAAACCCGGAAACGTatccccagcacagctgccccAAAAGCCTCTGCTGCTGGACTTTCACATCCCCTGGTGAACCGCAGCGGCACAGGAGCCGGGTTCCCCCGGCACCCCAACAGCAGCCCCGGGAAAGAACCAGCTCCCCTTCCCTAGAGCAGGGCCACCTCACCAACGCACTTTGACAATCACAACAAAAACCCTCAGGAGAAAGTAAAtggaaagcaaatggaaaatgaaaatggaaacagGGAAATTCTTCCTAACGATGATGAAAGGAAAGCTGCCGCACCACATAAAGCCGGCCACCCGGCAGAACCCCAAGCACAGTGCCCACCATGCCTGCGCCGGCAACCCCACAGCCCCGCCTGCGCCACGGCGCCACGgcgctcccgctcctcctgaCGGCTCTCGCCACCGCCCTCGCCTGCCACCACCTGCGTCCCCGCGACGCCACCTTCGCCTGGGacagcctccagctcctccaggccctggctcccagcccgccacagccctgccaccaccaccagcacgcGCCCTTCTTCCCCGACACCCTCCTCCACACCAACCACCCACAGCaagccgccgccaccgccctcCACATCCTCCAGCAcctcctcaccaccctcagcagccccagcaccccccaacACTGGGACGACCAGGCACGCCACCTCCTCCTCAACCACCTCCAGCATTACATCCACCACCTGGAGCAATGCCTGCCAGCCAGCGGGACACTCTTCGGAAGACGAGGGCCCCGCAACCGGCTGCTCACCATCGCCAAATACTTTGGACGCATCCAGGACTTCCTGCACACCCACAACCACAGCGCCTGTGCCTGGGACCACGTCCGCCTCGAAGCTCGCGCCTGCTTCCAACATGTGGACACGCTCATACGGCAAATGAAGAGCCAAGCCACTCCTGCCCTCCACCAAACCAACCCACGCCAAACACCCATCCTCACCCAACGCTGGTGGCCACAGATcaagcagaggcagcagcagcccgggcTGGGATTGCCCAGCAATGCTCACACCTCTTCCAGCCAGGAGCCTGCGCCAACGGGGAAACAGGCATGACCGTGGCAAGGCTGAggccaggctgcagcacagcccgCACACCCGCTTGACAGCCACACCTTCgctggaaaggaagaaggaggaaattGCTGTGCTGCATGCTCAGGGACAGCCACGAGGTGATGGGGAGAGGGGTGGCATTTATTACACACGGTGTTATCTAGCCCATCCAGACTGCAACCTCTCCTGATAGAGGGGAAGGTCCTCACGGACACTGCGGGACTCTCCTGCCAACGAGTATTTATCACAGAACTCTATTTAACTTATTTATTTTGGTGgacattaatttttatatttatgtatttatttattcacatgttggaaataaaaactttgtgcaaaaacataaaagaaaagagGTGGTCATCATGCATAGACCTGACAGGCAAAGACAGGAtctctgcaggcaggcagggatgaGCCTCCTTCCTGCAGCCTGTCCCACTGATGCGTCCTGCCCCAGTCGAAGGCTCCAGGCAGCAAGCCACCCTCTGGGACTCACCATGGTCCTTCGAGCCCACAAGCATCTCCCGCTGATGCCAGATCCTGGGAGCGCACTCTCGCCCAGATGACATGATGCCTGCCCTGCAcgcccctcctctcccaccagccatcctctcccttcccagccctctcccactGCCAAGACATGAAAGCCACCTCCAAACCACCACCCCATCACAAATAACCATTCAGCAATGCTACAGCACTGCCTGGGACCAAGCAGGGTAGCATGGACAAGGTGCACCTCAAAGAGGCAAGGAGGGGACCCACCAAGGCCAGTGGAGATTTAGAGAAGGAACAGCACTCCAGTGCTACCAACCCCACCCAAGAAACAccaaaaagccacaaaacacaCAGGACATGCTCCAGACTGCTCATTGCTCACCTACAACCACCACAGCTGGCCCAGGatgctcctgcctgtgctcacACACAAGTGGCCATGGGGACCTGCCTCACTACATACAGCACATATGCCTAGGCTTTCTTCACCCCAACACATCCTCAGCAAACAAAAAGATATATCCCCCAAACACCACCCCCCAATATGGTCCAAACCAGCCAGCACAGACCAGCACAGCATTCCACACGACGGAAGCTGCCCACGCATCACTAATACCAGCTGCTCCTTCGTCCTCCAACCACTACCCCAAAATGTATCTGTCCTGGGTGCTTTACCCTCCCCAGGTAAGCCTCAGCAAGACAACAGAAAAGTTCAGCAGCTCTGGCCTTCTCCTGCACAGGACAAAGAGGTTGTTCTCCATGCTCAGTCACACCACCTCCACATCAAGGCAAGGACActgctctgcaaacacaaaTGGGCACTTCCCATGCAGCTGGAGAGCGAGAAAACAAGTAGGACCACATACAGTCAGATACACAGCAGAACCCCTCAAGACGCAACTTCCAGATCGTACTACAGTCCTCCTGATGTTCCTTCTACCCAGAAATACCCTGCAACGCCAGGCAGGGGTGACCTCATTGTCTCCGTCTTCTCTGAGGTGGCTGAATGTGCCCTGAactgtgttggaggctgaaataagcctaactgggaatgagcggcaaaagcaccctattgtgactggcccagaggctccatgcatccttggcatagactatctcaggagagggtacttcaaagacccagaagggtaccggtgggcttttggtatagctgctttgagtacgGAGAagattaaacagctgtctagcttgcctggtctctcagaggatccttctgtggtggggttgctgcgggttaaagaacagcaggtgccaattgctaccatgacagtgcaccggcgacaatatcgcaccaatcgagactccctggttcccatccgtgagttgatccgtcaactggaaagtcaaggagtgatcagtaagactcattcaccctttaatagtcccatacGGCCCATGCAAAAATCTAatggagagtggcggttaacagtggactatcgaggcctgaacgaagtcacaccgccgctgagtgctgccgtaccagacatgctagaacttcaatatgaactggagtcaaaggctgccaaatggtatgcaacaatagatatcgccaacgcgtttttctcgatccctctggcagcagagtgcaggccacagtttgctttcacatggaggggtatccagtacacctggaatcgactgccccaggggtggaaacacagtcctaccatttgtcatggattgAAACAGAcggcactggaacaaggtgaagctcccgaacacctgcagtatattgatgacatcattgtgtggggcaacacagcggaggaagtgtttgagaaggggagaaaagtaatccagattctcctgaaagctggttttgttataaaacaaagtaaggtcaaagggcctgcacaagaacttcagtttttaggaataaaatggcaagatgggtgtcgtcatatcccaatggatgtgatcaataaaataatgctatgtctccactaactaacaaaaaggaaacacaagctttcttaggtgttgtgggtttctggaggatgcatattccaggttatagtctgatcgtaagccctctctatcgagtgacccggaagaagaatGACgttgaatggggccctgaacagcagcagcaagcctttgaacaaattaaatgggagatagttcgtgcagtagcacttgggccagtccggacaggacaagatgtgaaaaatgtgttttacacctcagctgggaataacggccccacctggagcctctggcagaaagcacctggagagactcGAGGTTGACCTCCAGGGTTTTGGAaccggggatataggggatctgaaaCCCGTTACACTccagctgaagaagaaatattagcagcagatgaaggaattcgagctgcttcggaagtagttggtactgaagtacagctccttttggcccctcgattgcctgtgctgggctggatgttcaaagggaaggtcccctctacgcatcacgcaactgatgctacatggagtaagtgggtcgcactgataacgcaacgggcttggatgggaaaccccgaccgcccgggaatcctggaagtgatcatggactggccagagggccgaaacttcggagtgtcgccagaggaggtgactcgtgctgaagaggcccctctgtataatgaattatcagagactgagaagcaataacCCgtgtttacagatggatcctgtcgtactgtgggaaaacatcgaaggtggaaagctgctatgtggagtcctacgcgacaagttgcagaaactgctgaaggacaaggtaaatcgagtcagtttgcagaggtgaaagccatccagctggctttagatattgctgacCGAGAAAAATGGCCAGTCCTTTATCTCTGtactgactcatggatggtggcaaatgctctgtgggggtggctacagcaatggcagcagagcaactggcagtgcaGAGGTGaacccatctgggctgctgaattatggcaagatattgctgcctgggtagagaacctggtcacgtagatgctcacatacccaagagtcggGCCTCTGAAGAACATCAAAACAACGAGcaggtggaccaggctgctagaattcAAGTGGCTtaggtggatctggattgggaacataagggtgagctatttatagcttgatgggcccatgacacatgAGGACATctaggaagggatgcaacatacaaacaGGCTCGTGATtgaggggtggacttgaccactgatgccattgcacaggttatccacGAATGTCAAACgtgtgccataatcaaacaagccaagcggctaaagcctttttggtacCGAGGAcaatggctgaaatatcaatagggggaagcctggcaggttgattgtatcacactaccacgaacccaccacgggaagcagcatgtgcttgcAGTGGTGGAAGCGACTACTGGCTGGTTGGAAACgtaccccgtgacccatgccactgcctggaacactatcttgggccttgaaaagcaagttttatggtgacatggcacccctgaaagaattgaatcagacaaggggactcatttccgaaacaatctcattaacgcctgggccaaggagcatggcattgactgggtgtatcacatcccctaccatgcaccagcctccgggaaaacggaacgatacaacgcactgttaaaaactgcACTGAGAGCAAcgggtgctgggacattcaagcattgggatacacattcaagcagaagccacttggctagttaacactagagactctgccagtcgacctggccctgcccactcaaaacccctgcgcactgtggaaggagataagatcccAGTAGTACATACAAAGAACTTgttgggaaaaacagtctgggttattccttcctcaggaaagggtaaacctattcgtggggttgttttttctcaaggacctgggtgcacttggtgggtaatgcagaaagatgggggagtccagtgcgtacctcaaggtgatttaattctgggtggaactaatccatgatttgagatacatgttacaggaattactatagcaggaaccacctgaaccagCGAAGAACAAGCCtcacaagaagcagtgcaagtgcagcagtgacccgacctgagctggctgtggtgcccgATAACTCCATGTAATACAAcatctcttctctcctgagtgaccaccataacagatggagcccaaagtcatggactaaattaACTCAATGaacattttgtggacatttttggatatttatggacactttacagacatttcataGGGGTGATGCATAGACTAAGagaatgatatctgtgtactatatcaaaggataggaagggtgatggtaggtaacgagaatgtattggataatgtgctacctgagtatgacataaatggtatggaataaggggtggagaatgtgctggttttggctgggatggagttaattttcttgatagtagctagtatggggccatgttctggatttgtgctgaaaacagtgttgatacacagggatgttttagctactgctaagcagtgtttacacagagtcaaggccttttctgcttctcaccccaccccaccagcgagtgggctgggggtgcacaagaagttgggaggggacacagcccggacagctgaccccaactgaccaaagggatattccagaccatatgatgtcatgctcagtatataaaccagggggaaagctggccgggggaccgttgcttgggctgggcatcagttggagggtggtgagcaattgttttcatctgcatcacttgcctttcttgtttgttgttgttgttattttccttttcgttacaatttttattatcatgattatttcattttatttcatttcacttattaaactgttcttatctcaacccacgagctttctcacttttacttttcccattctctcccccatcccactggggcagaggggaagtgagtgagcggctgtgtggtgcttagttgccagctgggcttaaaccacgatACTGAAGAAAGGAAACCCTCCTCAGACATAAAAACAGAGGAGGAGAGATAATGACACAAGCTAGAACACAGGGAATTCAAACATGAAAGAATAACCACATTATTATTCTCTTTACCATGAAGGCGATACAATATCAGAAGAGGGATCAGGGAGGCTGTGGGATATCCATTCCTGGAGATAGGTCCAAAAATATCACTGGAAAAGCCCACCAGTAACTTCCTCTGAAACAACCTACCCTCAGCAACAAATTGTACTCGGGACcaccagagaaaaaaagaccatggaaaaagacttgaaaaaatggaaagaaatggcGCACGAACAGtgattaaaaaaccaacaaagagAAACTGAGATGTTCCATGAGCATGAGGGCACAATATAAGACATACGTATTTCACCAGGCAAACACTAGAAATTGGAAAAATGGAATTGTTTGTAGAGGAACTTTTCCTCCGCGTAGCACAATGAGACAGTGGCCATGAAGAATTCCTCAACTGGCAAAAACAGCAAACACCAacctttataaaaacatttctggacGCGTCTCCTTAATTGTTCAATAAGCAACAGCATAAAAAAGACAACTTAGCCCGCATCATGGTGAGGTTCAAACCAGAGAAAGAGAGGCAAAGAGACTGTAgaagcttcttaaaaaaaaaaaaaacattctgtgcTACAGTACTTAGACCCAGAACCACCTCCTCAAAGGACACCTGGACTTAGACAACTCCTAAGATTCcggagaaaagaaaaattttacaAATGCCAAAAACTGTAACAAGAAATTATGTATTCATATGAAAACACAAAGTTAACACACACACCGAAAGTACAAAAACCACAACCAATACTGGAGCATTACATAAGGAAAACAGACTTGGGCAGGAAGGGAAATTCAGCGGAACACAACAGCCATGAGAGCTACcccagggaggaaaaggagaaaccaCAAAAAGATACGAGGAGCGCAACTGCCCCATGTGAAACCACCCCAGCGCTTTCGCATCCCCCACTCAACCACTACAGCCAACATCCCCCCGACACACCTCCAGCAAAGCACCAccaccgccaccgccaccgcccTCCCCACGCACGGCCACCCCACCAACGCACTTCCCCAAGaccaccacagccaccagccAAAACTGAAAGCCACAGCCGGAAACTCGCGGCAACCAGAAAGCGGGGAAGGGGAAGCCGCCGCACCACATAAAGCCGGCCACCCGGCAGCACCCAAAGCACAGCGCCCACCCGCACCGCCACCAAGCCTGACCGggctcctgcccagcaccaccCACAGCCCCACCATGCCTGCGCCCGCAACCCCACAGCCCCGCCTGCGCCACGGCGCCACGgcgctcccgctcctcctgaCGGCTCTCGCCACCGCCCTCGCCTGCCACCACCTGCGTCCCCGCGACGCCACCTTCGCCTGGGacagcctccagctcctccaggccctggctcccagcccgccacagccctgccaccaccaccagcacgcGCCCTTCTTCCCCGACACCCTCCTCCACACCAACCACCCACAGCaagccgccgccaccgccctcCACATCCTCCAGCAcctcctcaccaccctcagcagccccagcaccccccaacACTGGGACGACCAGGCACGCCACCACCTCCTCAACCACCTCCAGCGCTACATCCGACACCTGGAGCAATGCCTGCCAGCCAGCGGGACGCTCTTCGGAAGGCACGGGCCCCGCAACCGGCTGCTCACCATCGCCAAATACTTCGGGCGCATCCAGGACTTCCTGCACACCCACAACCACAGCGCCTGTGCCTGGGACCACGTCCGCCTCGAAGCTCGCGCCTGCTTCCAACACCTCCACAACCTCACCCGCACCGTGCGCAGTTAGCCCAACGACCCCGACCAACCCGCACGGCCCAACGCGCCCCCACCACCACTTCTGCACCACCGCCCCAtccccacctctgccctcccgccgcccctgACCCACGGCAAGACCCGCTGCAACAACGGCCCTGCACCCTCCGCCTCCTCTATTTATGGAACTTACTCTATTTATTTCCACAATGGGTTTTACCTATTTATTCACCTATTTATTCGACAGACAATAAAGACCCGTTGCAAAAAGCTGGCCACTGCCTCTCGTCTCAGAAACACACAAACAAGCctccggggtggggggaagccaCCTCCACTCAACACCTACGCCACGGCCCTGCTCCAAACAGGGCTCGGCAGatcccctgcccacccctctctccctttggCACCTCCCCAAGGAGGCACTCTCCTCAACCTCTTTGGGAAACCGCTGCCAGGGTTTAGCCATCCTCACCAGAATCCCCTCTTCGGCCCTTGTCTCCTCAACGTTCCCCACCTTCCATCCCGATTTAGACCGACCCCTGATCAGATCGGGACTCCTCAAGACAAGGGAGACGCCGACCTCTTGGAGCGGGTCCCGAGCAGGGCCACAAACATCATCCGAGGGTTGGGACACCTCTCccatgaagaaaggctgagcgAGTCgcggttgttcagcctggagaagacaaggctccggggagaccttatcgcgcCCTCGCAGCACTTCAAGGGGGCTTCGAAGAAAGACGCCGACAGGCTTTTTAGCGAGGCCTGTAGCGATacgacaaggggtaatggtttcCAACTGCAAGAGGGTACATTCAGACGAGATACGAGGAAGGCACCTCTTACCGCGAGGGTGGTGACACACTGCAACAGGTTGTCCGCAGAGGTGCTACCATGCCCCATCCCCGCAAACATTCAAGCTCGGGCTGGACAGGGCTCTCAGCAACCTCACCTACTTGAGGACGGCCCTGCTCATTGCTGGGGGCTTGGACCAGACGACCTCTcaaggtccctcccaacccaacccaaaccatgcCAGGATTCTACAAAGGACAGGCATGGCAGACATCGCTTTCATTACCCTGAGGTCGGCCACTCTTGCCACACGTCAGGCAGTTTTCACCTAAACTCCCCCGCCGCGCTGCCTGAAAACACCTTGCAGTGC from Gavia stellata isolate bGavSte3 chromosome Z, bGavSte3.hap2, whole genome shotgun sequence carries:
- the LOC132320756 gene encoding interferon-like, giving the protein MPAPATPQPRLRHGATALPLLLTALATALACHHLRPRDATFAWDSLQLLQALAPSPPQPCHHHQHAPFFPDTLLHTNHPQQAAATALHILQHLLTTLSSPSTPQHWDDQARHHLLNHLQRYIRHLEQCLPASGTLFGRHGPRNRLLTIAKYFGRIQDFLHTHNHSACAWDHVRLEARACFQHLHNLTRTVRS
- the LOC132320672 gene encoding interferon-like; amino-acid sequence: MPAPATPQPRLRHGATALPLLLTALATALACHHLRPRDATFAWDSLQLLQALAPSPPQPCHHHQHAPFFPDTLLHTNHPQQAAATALHILQHLLTTLSSPSTPQHWDDQARHLLLNHLQHYIHHLEQCLPASGTLFGRRGPRNRLLTIAKYFGRIQDFLHTHNHSACAWDHVRLEARACFQHVDTLIRQMKSQATPALHQTNPRQTPILTQRWWPQIKQRQQQPGLGLPSNAHTSSSQEPAPTGKQA